In Salmo trutta chromosome 24, fSalTru1.1, whole genome shotgun sequence, the DNA window GGCTTGTGACTCGGAGAGACACACCTCAGCTGATCTGAGAGGCTGATGTCACCAGGACGCTGGTGTTGTACATGCTGCTCTCTGCTCCATGTGCTCTTCATCTCCGCCTCTCTGATCTGTTCCACTGAGGTATTGCACTCACTAGAGCCATAGTAGAGCCCCCTGCTGGTGACTGAAGAATGGCTCCATCAGCCTCAACAACCTGTTGCTTTTTGTTCTTTTCCACAGAGTTGTGTGTTTTAGGTAAACAGCAGGTAATAAATAGACAAACAAGTTGTCAGTCTTTCTTATGGTGAAGATAACTGCCTTTATTACTTCCTTCTTTTGAAGGGGATTACAATGACGATGGCAAACAAAGTGGAAACTAAATATGGTTCCCCATCTTTAAAGTGACAGGTCTGCCAAACTATGCCCTGGGTAGAAGTCACCCATTGGTGCAGATCTTGGATCAGCTTGCCTTGCTCAAGTCTCAACCCAAACCATTCTGGGTAAAACACCTGAAACCTACCTAAGATCTGTGTCTGGGGCAGTTTCATCCAGTGGAGGcggctgaggggaggacagctcataataatggctggaattgagcaaatggaatggcatcaagcacatggaaaccatgtggtaaccatgtgtttgatgtatttgataccattccactgattccactccagccattatcatgagcctgtcctccccaattaaagtgccaccaacctcctgtggtttcaTTTTATTCCATGAAAAATCTTTGTGACTGAAGGAAACCACATCTATCTCTCTACTTCCTGTTTGACAGGAAGTCAGTCTGAAAGACCTCTACTGTCCTTTAAGTGGTAAACCAATCAGACTTTGGCCTTGACTTTGCTCACCTGAAGGGATGTATTGCTATattcattttattattattattattattattactacgaCAATGACGACGTATGAAGGTgacttaatttatttaaaataaatctttAATTTGTACAAGAGGTTCAAAGAAAAAAATTGTTTATGCTACGGTAGTTgatgtttgtgtgttctttttgtTCCCGAAACGAGCTGCTTGGTATTCCATGTTGTCTTGTCCTCTGGTTGGTTGAGATAGAGGTTGAATCTAACTGCTGGTCCAGAGTCAGTTTTTGTATAACATTTCTCAGATGGTCCAAGTTAAAATGAAGGAGAGCTGACATCAGAACAGGCCATAAGCCAGAGATCCTAGCTGAGGTTGTGCTAGATCCATACCCATGTGCCTTAAAGTCCTGCTCCTCCATAATGAGTCCGGAGCAGGACTTGCCTTCATTCACTCCCTTCCCTCTACCCTACATAGAGGGTGTTGACTCTTTTGAAGGGGTTTGATTACGTGATACAGGATTTACAGATGACAGGGGTAGCGGTTCCTCCATAACTCGCCACCAATTGTACAGTGTGACTCATGTTTACCATCAGCAATGGGGGATGGTAAACACttcattacattttattttgatgacttcactatatTGAATTTATATATTGAACAGATGATCAAATGCTATTTAGAACGTTGCACTGAGTTTTCAACTTACAGTTTTGAATGTTCcattctttttctttcttttgctGGGCTTTCATTTACCATCTCCCGTTGGTGATGTCATTTTACACTTCTGACATCATCAGTGAGTTCTACCCCATGTGACATCTGATTCTGTCCAATCATTCAATTGGAGACTGCTGGCAGTGGTTAGACAGGATGTTGCATTTATTCTATGTGCCATCTAGTTGCAGACGGATGCAtgcataccagtggaggctgctgaggggaggacggctcacaataatgtctggaacaaagcaaatggaatggcatcaaacagctagaaaccatgtttgataccattccactaattccgttTCAGCCGTTTCAgccgttaccacgagcccgtcctccccaattcagGTGACATTAACCTCCTGTAATGCTCACAGCCACGCTCCCCTGGGGGAGCATCTTGTCTACTCTGATTGTAGCTATACAGAAAAGCAATTTGCATTGCTCTTTGATGCATAGGTTCAGGATaggtcaaaatgttttttttttcatgagaAATGTTTATACAATAAGAGATTTTATGAAGATTTAGTATTTCGATCAAAATTCCATCCACGTGAGAGAAGATTGTGATCGGTTTGATTGGGAGTGCTATTTTAAATGTCAAAgatgtgcgtgcatgcatgtccAATTCTAAATCGGCCCCTACATCACAGCACTTAATGTTGATCTAGTAGGGTTGGACAACTACAGTATAAGGAACAAATCCCAGCTACACTATCAGAGGGCAAGCTGGTGCCTACCCAATCCTTTAAATAAAAACTGGTGGATTTGGGCAACACTTTCGAAAGCGGGCCACTTTGTACCAAGTTTGCTTGTCTGTAAATGTCCTTTATTTAttgtgtgattgattgattggtcaaCTTTTTGAATGGAGCTGGCCCCTCCCCTGAGCCCCCTGGTCAAACCAGACCCTCTCGCTCACACCTGGGCCTTTATTTAAAGAGTGCAACGGATTAGAACCTTCAGATAGAAATCTATTCTGTAGATCCGATATGATTCTCTGTGTAGAAATGGGAATCGTGCCAGATCTAtacattacatttctatctgcaacgctCTAGCGAAGGATTTGCAACCTCCTGAATTAACCTCTTAAGGTGGAGGACGGCTTGAGCAGAGGGGAACACAAACTGTGTTTCTCACTAGTTTAAAGGGGCTTACTTCCATCCTTTTTTTGTGCCCTTCATCCACGCTTATCTAAGATTGTATAGAAAAGCAATATGGAGGTTAGCCTATTATTGAGTTGCTTGCCTAGACCCTAGAGGTAGATGAAAGATAAGAGACAGCAAGACTATTAAGACAGTCAGGCTCACCCCACCCCTGCCTGCTTCCACCTTCTCTGTTCTCCCCATCAGGTCATGTCATGTGCCTTCATTAGTATATCTGCCTCTGATGATTTTGACATGGATTTACATGGACATCGTTGAAATAAATCATAATTGTTGATACAATTCACACCCATCTGTTTTCTGCTTTGGTTTCATTATTTCACATAATTCACTGTCTGATGGGCGAATGCCTCATTTCCATCAGCCACACATTCCTATAGAGCCAACCAGCTGGGTTCAAAATAAATCAAGAGATGGCATCAACATGTTGGAGTTGCTGCAGGATCTATGGAAACATCCTTGCCGTCGTGCTTCTTTTGATGTTGTGCTGAGAGATAAGCTTTGAGCGGCACCTAGCGGTATACTTGAAAAAGTACATGTTAAAAATCTCCTAATTTCGCTGAAACGTACAAAAACTAcaaacactcccagcatgcatATAGTTCAACTTTTGCATTCCCAGGATACTTTGCGAATCAAATATGGTGGCTTGCATTACAACGTTcatgtaacatactgtagttaAATATATTCTTTAAATCTACATTTCTTGCGTAATTGTCGTAAATGTAAGTGCAGCACAATGCCTAAATTCTACGAGGACAAAGAAGAGGATGGCAGGGCATGCTCAGGAATCAGGGAGGACTTCAAGGCATGTCTCCTTCAAAACGACTGCGTTGTAAAGGTAACGTTATGGAAAAGGATATCCCCTTTCATCTGAGGTTATGGTTTGCTAGCTAATATTATGCTTTACAGTTTTACTTGTATAACATCCCATATTTCAAAGCGTAGACCTTAAATTGTAAATTATGGCTTGTTGGTTGGTTGAGCCACACTTCCATTAAAAAAGAAAAGTGCAGCGCTTTCTACACCTTCTGGATATTAATGCATGTGTTGTGTGGTCAACGTAAACGTTGAGAATGATCAATAACATATCAAAACACCAGCCTTGGTACAAACGTGTTTGACTAACTCCATGTTGTCCATTCCTGCAGGAGGGGAAGATGCCCAGTCAGTGTCTGAAGGAGGGCCACTGTAAAGCACTGCAGACCTCTTTCTTCGAGTGCAAGAGATCCATGGTGAGATCACCAGTCATCTCTGACATCAATGACATTCATTCAACACTTGGCAAATCCTTACTAATGGAACTGACTTGTTTCTGATCTTTCCCTCTATTTCAACAGTTAGATAACCGGTCCAGATTCAGGGGCAGgaaaggctactgatggaccaaAGTTGAACATCTCTGCACTCACAGCACTGAAATTATGAATTGTGAATAGTAGCAAAACTAACTTAAAGGGGTCAAAATGGGGGTTGTATTTTATTATGCTGACTTCACTCGAGGTGGTTCTGTGGAGAAAATATATGCTCTTCAAATAGGTATGTTGGACTTATTACCTCCTGAAGTGATGAGTGAGTCTGTGAATAGGCCTACTACAATTCAAACCATAGACACTTGTTAGTGTGTGGAAGAATGCTGGGCTGCTCTTCTGCTTCCATGTTCTGAAATGAGGGAACTTCAAGGAACTCTAAAGCAGGACTGTCAGCTCTCCCCTTGGCTGCTCTGATGATTCACAGACTGCTAAATTGGGCATCTGTTTTGAACAGTAAATGTAATAAATGTGTCATTGAACAGATGAAGTGTTTGCAAATGTGCTTAAAGTGTGTCATAATGGAGTCTTCAATGCACACAACTGCTGGTATGAGTTTAAATTACATTAGATTTATTTTATTCCGGTTTTCTTTTTTACTGACAATACAGTAAAAATACATCACGGTATCATTCTTACAGACCTGAGGTGAACAGCAATATTAATAGAAATGGGGACATACAAATATTACATAAGAAAttatattaaatgtatttaaactcCTTCATGAATATAGGTAAAATGGTCGTTCAGATTTCTATGTACActaatacaaaaaaatgtattcatttagcatactcttatccagagcgacttatattGCATTTAGggttaatcaaatgtatttataaagcccttcttacatcagctgatgtcacaaagtgctgtacagaaacccagcctaaaaccccaaacagcaagcaatgcaggtgtagaagcactgtggctaggaaaaactccctagaaaggccagaacctaggaagaaacctagagaggaaccaggctatgaggggtggccagtcctcttctggctgtgccgggtggagattataacagaacatggccaagatgttcaaatgttcataaatgaccagcagggtcaaataataataatcacagtggttgtacagggtgcaacaggtcagcacctcaggagtaaatgtcagttggcttttcatagccgatcattcagagtatctctactgctcctgctgtctctagagagtttaaaacagcaggtctgggacaaggtagcacatctggtgaacaggtcagggttccatagacgcaggcagaacagttgaaactggagcagcagcacggccaggtggactggggacagcaaggagtcatcaggccaggtagccctgaggcatggtcctagggctcaggtccaccgagagaaagagggagagagaaaaagagagaattagagagaccatacttaaattcacacaggacaccggataagacaggagaaatactccagatataacagactgaccctaaccccccgacacaaactattgcagcataaatactggaggctgagacaggagtggttgggagacactgtggccccgtccaacgatacccccggacagggccaaacaggcaggatataaccccaccgactttgccaaagcacagcctccacaccactagagggatatcttcaaacaccaacttactatcctgagacaaggccaagtatagcccacgaagatctcccctacggcatgaacccgaggggggccgccaacctggacaggaagatcacatcagtgactcaacccactcaagtgacgcacccctcctagggacggcatggaagaacaccagtaagccagtgactcagcccctgtaataggattagaggcagagaatcccagtggagagaggggaaccagccaggtagagacagcaagggcggttcgttgctccagtgcctttccgttcacctcctgggccagactacactcaatcatcggacctactgaagggatgagtcttcaataaagacttaaaggttgagaccgagtctgcttctctcacatggataggcagaccattccataaaaatagaGAAAGCACTTAAGTattggtatttattaggatcaccactaGACGCTGCAAAAGCGTAagccactcttcctggggtccacatgaaacatgacataatacatatTGACTAACTttattagtcaaggactgaaataCATCAATTTAAAACgtcacacagcctacatatcagtacataccCACAATATCTAGGTCTAATACATAGTACAGTGCAAATGGCAATATATATAAAATGGCTGTGTCTCCTCACAGTCCCCCTCTTCCACTGTCCCCTTGCAAAATAGCCACTTTATTCAATAATAGATCTAAACAAGGTTTAGGGTTGAGCgagtgatttgtcccaaaaatGATGCTTTTAGTTTGAGGTATTTATCACCAGCCTATTGCTAGTTCCCCATTCTAAAGCTtcctggagctctatgttaagtctcatttatttattttactgttgcagCCGACGTGTATACTGTTGAGTCGTCAGCGTACATAGATacacaggctttattcaaggtcagtgGAAGGTCATTTGTAAAAACAGGAAACAATAATGGCCCAAGCTGgctgccctgcagtacaccacactCAACTGAATTTGCATGAGAGAGGCTTCTATTAACGAAAAGCCTCTGtattctattagataggtaactctgtgttctattagataggtaactccgttctattagataggtaactctgtattctattagataggtacctctgttctattagataggtaactctgtgttctattagataggtacctctgttctattagataggtaactctgtgttctattagataggtacctctgttctattagataggtacctctgtgttctattagataggtaactctgtgttctaatagataggtaactctgtgttctattagataggtaactctgtgttctattagataggtaactctgtgttctattagataggtaactctgtgttctattagataggtaactctgtgttctattagataggtaactctgtgttctattagataggtaactctgtgttctattagataggtaactctgtgttctattagataggtacctctgttctattagataggtaactctcaaTACATAATAAGGCAGAGGATGCATatccataacacatacattttgtcagcaataggttatgatcaatgacatcaaaagctgcactgaagtcaaaCAAAACAGCTCTCACAATCTTCTtactatcaatttctttcagccaatgatcagtcatttgtgtcagtgctgaGCATattgagtgcccttccctataagcatgctgaaagtctgttaatttgttttctgtaaaatCTTTTTttatctgatcaaacacaattttttcccaaAAGTTTGCTAAGCACTTGTAAcaggctggttggttggctgttTGAACCATTAAAGGGTGCTCTGCTATTCTTGGCTAGTGGAATGACCTTTGACTCCCTCCATGTCTGAGGGCACACTGTCttctaggcttaaattgaagacgTGGGAACAGGAGTCACAATGTATTCTGCTACCAACCTCAGCAATGTATCATCCGGGTTGTCGGTACCAGGAGGTTTGTCCTTATTTATAGATAGCAACAattgtttcacctcttccacaacCCACTTTGTGGAACTCAAAACTACACTACTTGTCTTTCATTATTTGGTCTATTATGCACAAATATGAAGGCTAAGCATTTGTTGTTTGCATGTCTTACTCACCTCAAGTGGATGGCAATATCAAAAGGGGTTTGTTATGAACAAGCTATCTGTCTCAATGAAAGATGGAGCCGAGTTTGCTTCTTTTCCTAGAATTTCATTTAATGTACTAcagagctttttactatcattcatgTTTGTGctatagtatagtttcttctttttctttAGTTTAGTTACTGAATTtctcaatgtactgtatgtttcccAGTCTGCTGTATTGTCAGACTTATCTGCTATTccctttgcctcatccctctcagccatacagtttttcaattcatcATCTACCCATGGAGATTTGGAagatctaacagtcagtttcttcaTCCGCGCATGTATGCCAGTAACCGGAAGAAGCACTTTCATAAATGCTTAGTTTAGCATCCAGATGTTTGTCATTACACACATCAGAACAACAAATATTTTTCACATCATCGACATAGAAATCATTGCGAAACCTCTTGCATGATCGTTtatgctcaagggcacatcgacatcaACAGATTTTGCCCAGATTTGCCCTTTGTATTGAGCAGTCATACACTGTGTGGCCCTATTTCAGGAACCCACACTTTTTCTGTCCAAGATCAAAtacaaagacatgaaaacatgttCCTTCTTAAAGTGATGGTAGAGaggttttgtaaaaaaaaaaattcccctgCAATTCGTATGTTAAGTTACGAATTCTAATTTGTACAAAATGTTACGAATTTGTAAGTGCTTAATGTCCTGTTCAATCTCTTTAACCAGTTGAGTCTCTGTTCTCTAATCAGCTGTGTAAGTGAGAGCCACTGTTGTATTGTTTCTGTTAAGGAGGGATTATGGTGTGCTTCAGTAATGGTCTTGGGGTGACTGGATGAGGTTAGAGTTGTCATCAAACAGCTGTTAGTTTAGTTCTACAGTTTAGTGGTTAGCTCATCAGCTGCTCAAACCTCCATGTTCACCTTCCTCATGACAAAGGCCTTGAGTCCTCTTCAGCATGCCCGGCGTGTTCAGGAGCTCTACGCCATGTGGTCGCTCTCAGTGACGAGCGTAGGAGTCACATGACACAAGTCCCATACTGTCAACCATCTGCGCTTGGGAGCGCTCGCTGTAGGACTCCTCCATAGTTTTACGGAAGATCCGGGCTATGAAGCAAGCCTTCTCTGACTCCTGAGCCAGCCAGCCATCACACCAAGACTATAGAGTGGAACCAGAACAGAAAAATATCAATCACAATGTAGAAGGTATTGGTAGTGTTTTATCATTTATTCAGGACGATGTAAGCTGCTTCCGTGATGGCGGTGAAGTTGAACTCTGCACACACTGTGGTGTTTCCTCTGGCTAAAGACCTGCAGAACACCGGCATCACATTAAAGTCTATGGCAATCCACCCATTAATCTATATACTTACCATTCATTTACCAGATAAGCTGATCTTCTGAAGCAAATAAATCATAGCCCTTACACTCTGTGTTGTCTCCCATGATGTAGAGGCCTTTGAGTTGGCAGGGAAGGGAGGGTTCCATCCTTACAGCCAGAGCTAGGTTGGTGAGGGGAGCCATGGCCACCAGagatctctcgctcgctctctcgcgtTTGGGTCCAGAACATCCGGGCCATGGAAGTGTCCCACACTGACCACATTCCCATGGATGAGCTTGGCAGCACCTCAGAATACGGGGATCTACAACACGGAACACAGAGTGGTCAGAACCCCGCAAATTAGAACATTATAGTATTCCCTCTATGCTTTCACTTCATATGAATTCAATCTTAGAGCCTGGGCCTGTGTCAGTGGGAAAAAAAACAAATCTGGGTGCCAATCGGTTTCTTATACCTACAACTACGTTGTTGTTGTCATGGCAACATTTGGTGTAAATTACAACCTCTCTCCACAGTTCTGCTTTGCTCACTCTGCTACGTCTGTAAACAGATTCAATAGAACAGCACGTCAAATCAGTTATCCCTTTCCAGAGCTCTAATTGAGTAGAGCTCCTCTGGCATGTGTCTGAGACGGAGATAACAACAGTGTAttgtcagagaggaggacagagaggacagacactACATAGCATCCTTTTATGTGTCTGAGACGGAGATAACAACAGTGTAttgtcagagaggaggacagagaggacagacactACATAGCATCCTTTTATGTGTCTGAGACGGAGATAACAACAGTGTAttgtcagagaggaggacagagaggacagacactACATAGCATCCTTTTATGTGTCTGAGACGGAGATAACAACAGTGTAttgtcagagaggaggacagagaggacagacactACATAGCATCCTTTTATGTGTCTGAGACGGGGATAACAACAGTGTAttgtcagagaggaggacagagaggacagacactACATAGCATCCTTCCACAACATGTGATCATATTCTATGCACCATGTGATGTGATGTAAGCACATTCCTTTGGgtgtttgtttacagagaaaaagCTGCCTAGACATCATCTACCTTTTAACAATATAAGAACTGAACACAACAACACTATACAGTATACCTtctggaaagtatttagacctgttgactttttctacagtttgttacagccttattctaaaatgtattaagttgTTTATTAAATTGCaatttttgctcatttataataaaaaaattacagaaatatcacatttacattagtcttcagaccctttactcagtaatttgttgaagcacctttggcagcgattacagccgcaAGTCTTCTTGGATATAACCCCACAAACTTGGCAACCCTGGATTTGGGGagttcttctttgcagatcctctcaagctctgtcaggttggatggggagcgttgttgcacagctattttcaggtctctccagagatattcgatcgggttcaagtccgggctctggctgggcccggtgccttttggcaaaatccaagcgggctgtcatgtgccttttactgaggagagccttccactgtcaactgtggtacctttTATAGGCATtttatgtgcctttccaaatcatgtccaatcaattgaatttaccacatgtggaatacaatcaagttgtagaaacatctcaaggctgatcaatggaaa includes these proteins:
- the coa5 gene encoding cytochrome c oxidase assembly factor 5 — protein: MPKFYEDKEEDGRACSGIREDFKACLLQNDCVVKEGKMPSQCLKEGHCKALQTSFFECKRSMLDNRSRFRGRKGY